One Gimesia aquarii DNA segment encodes these proteins:
- a CDS encoding ATP-binding protein encodes MHQRHMRVLLIEDDPVDHQLIKLNLSKSRSSFELVWTQFIDDGLAQLAETKFDVVLTDLSLPDSFGLGTIKRIRDHNQDVPIVVLTTLDDEEIRFVALTAGAQDYFVKDEASPQMLERAIHHAIQRQESVVEIQHLLAEVESSHALLTKQKELLKKKNRRLRKLNETAHRFVDNVSHEFRTPLTVIKDYVSLVREGVVGQVNEEQCRMLDVAGVRTDELNNMVDDMLDVSKLGAGLLGAWRRPCQLSEIVESVCPPLAKKAAVKKITFETNIDQNLPSIYCDSEKVGRVIINLVTNAIKFCGKPGIVRLWAEENHDQSELNIGITDNGPGIDDEGVSQIFKRFKQLKTQITNSTKGFGLGLNIAKELVDLNFGEMSVESELGQGTTFSFTIPLDNPSGIMKRYLEKAQRRNNGPSVVAFVRAQIEDNISDIDTQDMDSFFNYLLRANDLLFRVGTHEWVYALSISSLEMPNFVTRVETEWGKTNRNRPFGPLPFYKLNIEGTWDVTTDSAKIYRQFNRIMQKETVYA; translated from the coding sequence ATGCATCAGCGTCATATGCGAGTTTTATTGATTGAAGACGACCCAGTCGACCATCAACTGATCAAGCTTAATTTATCGAAATCGCGATCATCGTTTGAATTGGTCTGGACTCAATTCATCGATGATGGTTTAGCTCAACTGGCGGAAACAAAATTTGATGTTGTCTTAACCGATCTTTCATTACCTGACAGTTTCGGTCTGGGAACGATAAAACGCATACGTGATCACAATCAGGATGTGCCGATAGTCGTGCTGACGACACTTGACGACGAAGAGATACGATTTGTCGCACTCACAGCTGGAGCTCAGGACTACTTTGTCAAGGACGAAGCTTCGCCTCAAATGCTCGAGCGGGCTATCCATCATGCAATCCAACGCCAAGAGAGTGTTGTTGAGATCCAGCATTTATTAGCAGAGGTAGAATCCAGCCACGCTTTGCTTACAAAACAAAAAGAACTACTCAAGAAGAAAAATCGACGTCTCAGAAAGCTGAATGAAACGGCTCATCGCTTCGTTGATAATGTTTCGCATGAATTTCGTACACCACTGACAGTCATTAAAGATTATGTTTCATTAGTTCGCGAAGGCGTAGTAGGCCAAGTGAATGAAGAACAATGCCGCATGCTTGATGTTGCAGGTGTTCGTACCGACGAACTAAACAACATGGTCGATGATATGTTAGATGTCAGTAAGTTGGGAGCTGGTCTTTTAGGGGCCTGGCGACGTCCATGTCAGTTGTCGGAGATTGTGGAATCCGTCTGTCCCCCCTTGGCAAAAAAAGCGGCAGTCAAAAAGATTACATTTGAAACTAACATTGATCAAAATTTGCCGTCGATTTACTGTGATTCCGAAAAGGTCGGACGAGTCATTATTAATCTCGTTACAAATGCGATCAAATTCTGCGGAAAACCAGGAATTGTGCGACTGTGGGCAGAAGAAAATCATGACCAAAGCGAACTTAATATTGGAATTACTGACAATGGGCCAGGTATCGATGATGAGGGAGTGTCTCAAATATTTAAACGCTTTAAACAACTCAAAACACAAATCACAAACAGTACAAAGGGGTTTGGTCTGGGATTGAATATTGCCAAAGAATTAGTTGACTTGAATTTCGGTGAAATGTCAGTTGAAAGTGAGTTAGGGCAAGGAACTACGTTTTCGTTTACGATTCCATTAGATAATCCCTCAGGCATAATGAAAAGGTATCTTGAGAAAGCTCAAAGAAGAAATAACGGTCCGTCTGTCGTAGCCTTCGTTCGAGCTCAGATTGAGGACAATATATCTGACATAGATACTCAAGATATGGATTCTTTTTTTAATTATTTACTACGAGCAAATGATCTATTGTTTCGAGTGGGAACTCATGAATGGGTTTATGCCTTGTCGATTAGCTCGTTAGAAATGCCAAATTTCGTGACCAGGGTCGAAACGGAATGGGGGAAAACAAATCGCAACCGGCCGTTTGGCCCACTGCCCTTTTATAAATTGAATATTGAAGGGACATGGGATGTAACAACAGACTCAGCAAAGATCTATCGTCAATTCAACAGAATTATGCAAAAAGAGACGGTCTATGCCTAA
- a CDS encoding response regulator transcription factor: MSGSKRILLVDDDTDILHATTMRLSVAGFETSTAHDGMEAAAAVIAEQPDAIVMDVRMPYKDGLTILDELKKESNTRQIPIVMLSASLIDKERALDAGASYFLTKPYEGHKLVEAVNAAIDDSATLSEAMCVHVATENIESEVQV; this comes from the coding sequence ATGAGCGGATCGAAAAGAATTTTATTAGTTGATGATGATACTGACATTCTACACGCTACGACGATGCGATTGTCAGTTGCAGGATTCGAAACATCAACGGCCCACGATGGTATGGAAGCAGCAGCGGCTGTTATAGCAGAGCAACCGGATGCGATTGTTATGGACGTCAGAATGCCATATAAGGATGGTCTAACTATCTTGGATGAACTGAAAAAAGAATCAAATACACGGCAGATTCCGATTGTGATGCTTTCAGCCAGCCTGATCGACAAAGAGAGAGCATTAGATGCAGGCGCAAGTTATTTTCTTACCAAACCGTATGAAGGTCATAAATTAGTCGAGGCGGTAAATGCAGCGATTGATGATTCAGCAACTCTATCCGAAGCTATGTGCGTGCATGTTGCTACGGAAAACATTGAAAGTGAAGTACAAGTATGA
- a CDS encoding PleD family two-component system response regulator, with protein MTYKTVMIADDDHDLTQALALRLRPLGFSVMRSPDASHALIGAMKILPDMIVLDVDMPNGNGLAVCEMLSSDVRFHNIPIIIHTGYSDQATIDRCTQLGAFYIHKCPGSPATITEVARRFLQTDSEQEVEMLDACNKSSTNGEFGFLF; from the coding sequence ATGACTTATAAAACAGTAATGATAGCGGATGACGATCATGATCTAACGCAAGCACTTGCTTTACGATTAAGGCCACTCGGATTTTCTGTAATGCGGTCTCCTGATGCATCGCATGCGCTAATTGGTGCAATGAAAATTTTACCAGATATGATTGTCTTGGATGTAGATATGCCGAATGGAAATGGCCTGGCTGTCTGTGAAATGTTGAGTAGTGATGTGCGTTTTCACAACATTCCCATCATTATTCATACTGGATACTCAGATCAGGCAACCATTGATCGTTGCACACAACTTGGAGCTTTTTATATACACAAATGCCCTGGTTCTCCAGCAACAATCACAGAAGTTGCTCGGAGATTCTTACAAACAGATTCTGAACAAGAGGTTGAGATGCTAGACGCGTGTAATAAATCATCAACTAATGGAGAGTTTGGGTTCTTGTTCTGA
- a CDS encoding response regulator, producing MNLAFIEGRIVGNHTILIADDDEDLTELLAKRCQSLGLQVDTASDATTALRKINKIRHDLVILDVDMPDAGGGLIVRQMMNADVQLASIPTIILTGRSDERTIRRCHDSCSYYVAKCPDVWPRIEPLLSEILSCNV from the coding sequence ATGAATTTAGCTTTCATTGAGGGAAGAATAGTGGGCAATCATACAATTCTAATTGCCGATGACGATGAAGATCTGACAGAACTGCTGGCCAAGCGCTGCCAAAGTTTAGGGCTCCAGGTGGATACTGCGAGTGATGCTACAACTGCGCTGCGAAAGATCAATAAAATTCGGCACGATCTCGTGATCCTCGATGTCGATATGCCAGATGCGGGGGGAGGATTGATCGTGCGGCAAATGATGAATGCCGATGTGCAATTGGCATCAATTCCCACCATTATTTTGACTGGTCGATCTGATGAGAGGACAATTCGACGTTGCCATGACTCCTGCTCATATTACGTCGCCAAATGCCCAGATGTCTGGCCACGTATCGAACCACTTTTGAGTGAAATCTTGAGTTGTAATGTGTAA
- a CDS encoding chemotaxis protein CheB, with the protein MSDEKDFLIVAIGASAGGLEALEELFYNMPLDSGLAYVIIQHLSPDFKSVMDQLLERKTKIPICVIKDGMEIKPNTIYLLPPKKEVIVSNSKLLLTDRSVSRQLSFPIDEFFRSLAQDVGHRAVGIVLSGTGTDGSRGILDIHSAGGLVIAQTESSAAFDGMPRSACDSGIVDIVLSPKAIPPALIRYKNNPTEVSKRGNHPEELSDALDYMDTEMRSILNQLNRTYGLDFSQYKAPTIARRVERRLALSGTLQLEEYAARIENDAEELEQLYRDMLIGVTGFFRDHTVFERLELDIIPELVKNVTEDGEFRAWVAGTATGEEAYSLAILLVEAFEAAGKYCRAKIFASDVHDQSLLFAGRGVYHSEHLAGVTPERLKRFFISRQNGYHVIPELRKMVVFTPHNFLRDAPFTRLDLVTCRNVLIYLTQPAQRKALSMFHFGLKTGGVLCLGASESVGDLDDEFESIYDVARIYRKHRDTQLTTNSRIIPPPKLLKRTGISADWTTKSTHSSDALKNAVSVSSLLSVYDQLLDEFMPPSILINEDRELLHSFAGAGRFLRVGDGRPTTDVLDIIHSDLKNVFLAAIRRVCKNFQPLTYRGIRCQIDDEHEFVQLTVIPYSDEKKVNRLLVRFETDIEPEENTIEEIVASGFSIEELHALDRELQSTRNNLQSTIQELQITNEESQAANEELTAANEELQSTNEELHSVNEELYTVNAEHQRKIDELTELTDDMDNLLTTTNVHTLFLDGELRLRRFTPRIAEIFNLIPQDISRRFGSFTYNLIDDDLIDEIKSVLESEEPFQREVCDRNGDWFLLRIFPYLASGKVDGVVLTLIDITSLKNAAEALRLSEERFDLAVRGSNEGIWDWPDVTQEAMWCSDRMYDLMEIDRNKMEFSYSLWRDLLHHEDKERVLKQLNMHLDSSERYDVEYRLECGNGEYRWFHTCGEAVRDSNGKAIRMAGSLEDITESRKDREEVREAVRRRDQFLAMLSHELRNPLGAILNSTTLLEGEILDSQLAKEACGVIARQSRQMARLLEDLLDVSRITHGKIELHCKILDLVELTTEAINIVQPQFESSDQHISVETPDDPVYVYGDPTRLQQVFVNLLTNATKYTPVKGDISIIVTFNDNQAIVRIRDTGCGMSPEMLEKAFELFVQSDATIDRSNGGMGVGLTLVRAVLKLHGGNISAQSEGPNSGSEFIVRLPCSEKPRQVSMPIMKQGINVHKVVIVEDMEDARFTLEAILQSKGFEVISAKNGTEGLKLIQSEHPDLALVDIGLPEMDGYEIAHHLRKDQKNDDIYLVALTGYGQSKDRKAVKDAGFNEHLVKPLKAEELDQVLMTHTQQPEGYESFTERK; encoded by the coding sequence ATGAGTGATGAAAAGGACTTCTTAATCGTTGCCATCGGGGCTTCTGCAGGTGGATTAGAAGCGTTGGAGGAACTATTTTATAACATGCCCCTTGATAGTGGTCTGGCATATGTGATTATCCAGCATCTATCACCTGACTTCAAAAGTGTGATGGATCAACTGCTGGAACGTAAAACAAAGATTCCAATATGTGTCATCAAAGATGGCATGGAGATCAAACCAAATACGATTTATCTACTACCACCGAAAAAGGAAGTCATTGTTTCAAACAGTAAACTTCTGTTGACTGACCGCTCAGTTTCACGTCAACTTTCATTTCCCATTGATGAGTTTTTTCGTTCCCTCGCTCAAGATGTTGGACATCGTGCTGTTGGAATTGTTTTATCAGGAACAGGGACAGATGGCTCCCGTGGAATTTTAGATATTCATTCAGCTGGTGGACTTGTCATTGCTCAAACAGAATCATCGGCGGCTTTTGATGGAATGCCTCGAAGTGCATGTGACTCCGGAATTGTAGACATAGTACTCTCTCCAAAAGCAATTCCGCCTGCACTGATTCGTTACAAGAACAACCCTACAGAGGTCTCTAAAAGAGGAAACCATCCAGAAGAACTTTCAGACGCACTCGATTATATGGATACGGAAATGCGTTCGATTCTGAATCAGCTGAATCGAACATATGGACTTGATTTCTCACAATACAAGGCACCAACAATTGCCCGTCGTGTTGAACGAAGGCTCGCCTTGTCTGGCACATTACAACTAGAAGAATATGCTGCGCGTATTGAAAACGATGCTGAAGAATTAGAACAACTCTATCGTGACATGCTAATTGGTGTTACTGGATTCTTTCGAGATCATACCGTATTTGAGAGACTGGAATTGGATATTATTCCTGAGCTCGTCAAAAACGTTACAGAAGATGGCGAATTTCGTGCTTGGGTCGCTGGTACAGCTACCGGAGAAGAAGCTTATTCTCTTGCCATTTTGCTCGTCGAAGCATTTGAAGCGGCAGGTAAATACTGTCGGGCAAAAATTTTTGCTTCTGATGTTCATGACCAGTCATTACTCTTTGCTGGTAGAGGTGTCTATCATTCGGAACATCTAGCAGGTGTCACGCCCGAGAGACTGAAGCGATTTTTTATTTCACGACAGAATGGCTATCATGTGATTCCAGAGTTACGAAAAATGGTGGTTTTTACACCACACAACTTCCTGCGTGACGCACCATTCACACGGTTAGACCTGGTGACATGCAGAAATGTTCTCATTTATCTAACTCAACCTGCACAGCGTAAAGCACTTTCTATGTTTCATTTTGGCTTGAAGACAGGTGGTGTGCTTTGTCTGGGCGCTAGCGAATCAGTTGGAGACTTAGATGATGAGTTCGAATCAATCTACGATGTAGCGCGAATTTATCGTAAACATCGAGATACTCAACTAACAACAAACTCTCGTATTATTCCTCCTCCCAAGCTATTGAAGCGAACTGGTATCAGTGCGGACTGGACAACAAAATCTACACACTCTTCGGACGCATTAAAAAATGCAGTATCAGTTTCTTCTCTCCTTTCAGTCTATGATCAATTACTTGATGAATTCATGCCCCCCAGCATTCTGATTAATGAAGATCGCGAGCTACTCCATTCATTTGCTGGGGCCGGACGCTTCTTGCGGGTTGGTGATGGCCGACCAACAACAGATGTTTTGGATATCATTCATTCTGATTTAAAGAATGTCTTTTTGGCAGCGATTCGTCGAGTTTGCAAAAACTTTCAGCCACTGACATACCGGGGTATACGCTGCCAAATTGATGATGAACATGAATTTGTACAATTAACTGTGATCCCCTACTCTGATGAGAAAAAGGTGAACCGCCTTTTAGTTCGATTTGAAACGGACATAGAACCGGAAGAAAATACTATTGAAGAAATAGTGGCTAGTGGCTTTTCAATAGAAGAGCTGCACGCTCTTGATCGCGAATTACAATCTACCCGTAACAATCTTCAGTCTACTATTCAGGAACTGCAAATCACGAATGAAGAATCACAGGCCGCAAATGAAGAATTAACTGCAGCTAATGAAGAGTTACAAAGCACCAACGAAGAATTACATTCAGTTAACGAAGAATTGTATACTGTCAATGCCGAGCACCAACGTAAGATTGATGAATTAACTGAATTGACTGACGACATGGACAACCTGCTAACTACAACTAACGTCCATACTTTGTTTCTAGATGGAGAGTTACGATTAAGACGCTTTACTCCGAGAATTGCAGAAATATTTAACCTTATACCACAAGATATTTCACGCCGTTTTGGTAGTTTCACCTACAATCTCATTGATGACGACTTAATTGATGAAATCAAAAGTGTTCTTGAAAGCGAAGAGCCTTTTCAACGCGAGGTTTGTGATCGAAATGGTGATTGGTTTCTACTGCGAATTTTTCCATATCTCGCAAGTGGAAAGGTAGATGGTGTCGTGTTGACGTTGATCGATATTACTTCGTTAAAGAATGCAGCTGAAGCATTAAGATTGAGCGAAGAACGATTCGACCTAGCGGTTCGTGGAAGTAATGAAGGTATCTGGGACTGGCCTGACGTCACTCAGGAGGCTATGTGGTGCTCTGACCGAATGTATGACTTGATGGAAATAGATCGTAACAAAATGGAATTTAGTTATTCTTTGTGGAGAGATCTTCTACATCATGAAGATAAGGAACGTGTTTTAAAACAACTGAATATGCACCTTGATTCTAGTGAGCGCTATGACGTTGAATACCGCTTGGAGTGTGGAAATGGTGAGTATCGCTGGTTCCATACGTGTGGAGAGGCTGTTCGCGATAGTAACGGCAAAGCCATTCGAATGGCTGGTTCACTGGAAGATATTACCGAGTCGCGTAAGGACCGTGAAGAAGTACGTGAAGCAGTTAGACGCCGCGACCAGTTCCTGGCTATGCTATCGCACGAACTCCGAAACCCTCTTGGTGCAATTTTAAATTCGACAACATTGCTGGAAGGTGAAATACTCGACAGTCAACTTGCAAAGGAAGCGTGCGGAGTCATTGCCCGTCAATCACGACAGATGGCACGTTTACTCGAAGATTTATTGGATGTATCGCGAATCACACATGGCAAGATAGAACTGCACTGTAAAATCTTAGATCTTGTTGAATTAACGACCGAAGCAATCAATATCGTGCAACCACAATTTGAATCCAGTGACCAACACATTTCGGTTGAGACTCCTGATGACCCCGTCTATGTCTATGGTGACCCAACTCGCCTACAGCAAGTATTTGTAAATTTATTGACAAATGCTACAAAGTACACACCAGTCAAAGGCGATATTTCTATCATAGTCACATTCAATGATAATCAAGCAATAGTCCGAATTCGAGATACTGGATGTGGAATGTCGCCTGAAATGCTAGAGAAAGCCTTTGAGTTATTTGTCCAATCAGATGCAACGATTGATCGATCCAATGGCGGAATGGGTGTCGGACTAACACTCGTACGAGCTGTTTTAAAATTACATGGTGGCAATATTTCCGCACAAAGTGAAGGCCCGAATTCCGGTAGTGAATTTATCGTACGATTACCTTGTTCTGAAAAACCTCGCCAGGTCTCCATGCCAATTATGAAGCAAGGCATTAATGTTCATAAGGTCGTGATTGTGGAAGACATGGAAGATGCACGTTTCACACTCGAAGCAATCTTACAGAGTAAAGGCTTCGAAGTAATTAGCGCAAAGAACGGAACTGAAGGGCTTAAGTTGATCCAATCAGAGCATCCAGACCTAGCACTTGTTGATATTGGTTTACCTGAAATGGATGGATATGAAATCGCACATCATTTGAGAAAAGATCAAAAAAATGATGACATCTATCTTGTTGCTCTCACCGGTTATGGACAATCTAAAGATAGAAAGGCCGTCAAGGATGCTGGTTTTAATGAGCACCTTGTAAAGCCACTTAAAGCGGAAGAACTTGACCAAGTTTTGATGACTCATACGCAGCAACCCGAAGGTTATGAGTCGTTTACAGAAAGAAAATAA
- a CDS encoding response regulator, with translation MLVLSRRNDENIVFPNVGITVKILRIKGGLAKIGIEAPPEIRILRKEIEGKEEVFSSRAFDPDANQKLHAIRNQLNVVNLGLHLYREQCNAGLVDAANLTFLKVLDDLEKMDRNAEVDSNSQDERKKESLFRILLVEDDPRQRELLAGFLSMRGCDVATAIDGEDALNWLSMNQWPDFLVLDLRMPKCSGAETVRRVRLNPENPQLKIFAVTGASPSEFDLDQGRNGIDCWFPKPLNPEALVETMNQARQADSINITTA, from the coding sequence ATGTTAGTTCTTTCTCGTCGTAATGACGAAAACATTGTATTCCCCAATGTGGGGATCACTGTCAAAATACTGCGTATTAAAGGTGGTCTTGCTAAGATCGGAATTGAAGCACCACCAGAAATTCGAATCTTAAGAAAAGAAATCGAAGGAAAAGAAGAGGTCTTTAGTTCAAGGGCATTTGATCCAGATGCAAACCAGAAACTACACGCAATTCGGAATCAATTAAATGTAGTTAACCTTGGGTTGCATTTGTATCGTGAGCAATGCAATGCAGGGTTAGTCGATGCTGCTAACCTTACATTTCTCAAAGTTCTTGATGATCTAGAGAAAATGGATCGTAATGCAGAAGTTGACTCTAATTCTCAGGATGAAAGAAAAAAAGAGTCGCTTTTTCGAATTTTACTCGTCGAAGATGACCCGCGGCAAAGAGAATTGCTTGCCGGTTTCTTATCGATGCGTGGTTGCGATGTCGCAACTGCCATTGATGGAGAAGATGCTTTAAATTGGCTCTCTATGAACCAATGGCCCGATTTTCTTGTACTTGATTTGCGTATGCCGAAATGTAGTGGGGCTGAGACTGTGCGACGCGTGCGGCTTAACCCGGAAAATCCGCAACTCAAGATATTTGCAGTCACAGGAGCGTCGCCTTCTGAATTTGACTTAGACCAGGGAAGAAATGGAATAGATTGTTGGTTCCCGAAACCCTTAAACCCTGAAGCGTTAGTAGAGACAATGAATCAGGCAAGACAAGCTGATTCAATTAACATTACCACTGCTTAA
- a CDS encoding response regulator — protein sequence MPGNTVTILLVEDDEVDAEAIDRAFKKARIANPIILAKDGIEAIEILRGSKSQLKLENPFLILLDLNMPRMNGIEFLEEIRSDESLNKSIVFVLTTSEDDRDILTAYDKHVAGYMVKSRAGEDFLELINMLEHYWRIIEFPPGL from the coding sequence ATGCCAGGTAATACCGTCACAATTTTACTTGTAGAAGATGATGAAGTTGATGCAGAAGCCATTGATCGCGCATTCAAAAAAGCGAGAATTGCGAACCCAATAATACTAGCAAAGGACGGAATTGAAGCGATTGAGATTCTGCGTGGATCAAAAAGTCAATTAAAGCTAGAAAATCCATTTTTAATCCTACTCGACCTGAATATGCCCCGTATGAATGGAATCGAATTTCTCGAAGAAATTAGATCAGACGAAAGCCTTAACAAGAGCATCGTCTTTGTTTTAACTACGTCAGAAGATGACCGAGATATTCTGACCGCTTATGACAAACATGTAGCGGGTTATATGGTCAAGAGTCGGGCTGGTGAGGATTTTCTGGAACTAATCAATATGCTGGAACACTATTGGCGTATTATCGAATTTCCTCCAGGACTCTAA
- a CDS encoding ATP-binding protein, whose protein sequence is MALTGVGYFICAEFSHMLSFPGEVATVWLPSGLSLSAFLYVERRSWPLLLLATLLANLSSDVMLHAKSFPVSFGFWISNTTETLSAVWLIRRYMRTPFRFHDWQTVIMFASLPCLLSTALGGLLGATVISITYDANFVNAWQVWWSGDAIGMLILTPFMLTSIPVAISIVTSLRLSRELAKSPKSQPITNEFVASQTDRFTTSRLSLKEIFKSIGVFILFITLLAVITQYVFGGQDLPIAYVVYLVLLCLALRYEVMGSAWGILVVAIIVLLNTSQAQGLFAHGLDLKTSMFLVQFYLVISSTAFLILGATVREKRVAREQSMQTLETSPDGRLMVDNNGQIKTVNTALAKIFGYNSDELIGQHLDILIPEETRILHKKHFMQFLVSPDSRPMGKGRLIKGIHKNRQLIPLEVGLSPLEINSEPYVLAVVVDVTAIKKQEEELLKRNEELARSNRELDAFVYAASHDLKSPLRGLESLVTWIEEDMGETIPPKSARHLAQAKNRVQRMGHLLNDLLLYSRAGRLTEKELIEIQLSEVIRDILELIDVPAGFTVVTVGDTHGFKTARVPLMQCLQNLIVNGIKHHHKQSGQIEVSARDDGDYIDFSVTDDGPGIAPEFRSRIFEMFQTLQPRDTQEGSGIGLAIVKKIVERYGGTISVESNLGAGTTFRFKWPKQITE, encoded by the coding sequence GCTCCCTAGTGGACTTTCACTCTCAGCATTTCTATATGTGGAACGACGTTCATGGCCACTACTTCTGCTTGCCACATTACTCGCAAATCTTTCTTCTGATGTCATGCTACATGCAAAATCTTTTCCTGTAAGCTTTGGCTTCTGGATTTCCAATACTACTGAGACTCTCTCAGCAGTTTGGCTAATTCGTCGATATATGCGGACTCCTTTTCGTTTCCATGACTGGCAAACTGTAATCATGTTTGCCTCTCTCCCTTGTTTGCTTAGCACCGCATTGGGTGGATTACTTGGTGCCACTGTTATTTCCATTACGTACGATGCTAACTTTGTCAACGCTTGGCAAGTTTGGTGGAGTGGAGACGCGATTGGAATGTTGATTCTCACTCCTTTCATGCTTACTTCCATTCCTGTTGCCATAAGTATTGTCACTTCGCTTCGCCTATCGCGGGAGCTAGCAAAAAGCCCCAAAAGTCAGCCTATAACAAACGAATTTGTCGCTTCCCAAACTGATCGATTTACAACAAGTCGTTTATCACTCAAAGAAATATTTAAATCCATCGGTGTATTTATACTCTTTATCACATTATTGGCAGTAATTACACAATATGTTTTTGGTGGGCAAGATTTGCCAATCGCTTATGTAGTATATCTTGTTCTGCTATGCTTAGCGCTTCGATATGAAGTTATGGGTAGTGCATGGGGAATATTAGTCGTAGCCATAATTGTGCTTTTAAATACATCACAAGCGCAGGGACTTTTCGCACACGGTTTAGACCTAAAAACTAGTATGTTTTTAGTGCAGTTTTACCTAGTAATTTCTTCAACAGCATTTCTTATTCTTGGAGCCACCGTACGTGAAAAAAGAGTAGCTCGCGAGCAGTCAATGCAGACTCTGGAAACATCACCTGATGGGAGGTTGATGGTTGATAATAATGGACAAATCAAAACTGTAAACACAGCACTGGCAAAGATATTTGGCTATAATTCTGATGAGCTTATTGGCCAGCATCTTGATATTCTTATTCCAGAAGAGACACGAATTTTACATAAAAAACACTTCATGCAATTTCTTGTATCACCTGACTCACGCCCCATGGGAAAGGGACGCTTAATTAAGGGAATTCATAAGAATAGACAGCTGATTCCACTCGAAGTAGGATTAAGCCCTTTAGAGATAAATAGCGAACCATATGTGCTTGCTGTTGTAGTTGATGTGACAGCCATTAAAAAACAGGAGGAGGAATTACTAAAACGAAATGAGGAACTGGCAAGAAGTAACCGTGAACTAGATGCTTTTGTTTACGCTGCATCACATGATCTAAAGTCTCCGCTGAGGGGTCTGGAATCTCTCGTCACCTGGATCGAAGAAGACATGGGAGAAACGATACCTCCAAAATCGGCACGGCATTTGGCTCAAGCAAAAAATCGCGTTCAGCGAATGGGCCATTTACTCAATGATTTACTTTTATATTCGCGAGCAGGACGACTCACCGAAAAGGAACTGATAGAGATTCAGCTTTCTGAAGTAATCCGCGATATCTTAGAATTAATTGATGTGCCAGCAGGTTTTACTGTTGTGACAGTTGGTGACACTCACGGATTTAAAACTGCCCGCGTACCACTTATGCAGTGTTTACAAAACCTGATTGTCAACGGCATCAAACATCATCACAAACAGTCTGGTCAGATTGAAGTAAGTGCTCGTGATGACGGAGATTACATCGATTTTTCAGTTACCGATGATGGCCCCGGAATTGCTCCTGAATTTCGATCACGTATATTCGAAATGTTCCAAACTTTGCAACCACGCGACACTCAAGAAGGCAGTGGGATCGGATTAGCTATTGTGAAAAAAATTGTCGAACGTTATGGTGGAACGATTAGTGTCGAATCAAACCTCGGAGCTGGAACCACTTTTCGATTTAAATGGCCTAAACAGATCACGGAATAA